The following proteins are encoded in a genomic region of Streptomyces lunaelactis:
- a CDS encoding acyl-CoA synthetase, whose product MKGPEPTEPTERANGFWAQATADPDRTILIAPDGEAWTAGRLHATVNQLVHGLRAAGLEKGDAFAVVLPNGVELFAAYLAASQAGLYLVPVNHHLVGPEIAWIVSDSGAKVLIAHERFAGAATAAADEAKLPASHRYAVGGIDGFRPYAQLLDGQRAFVPEERALGWVMNYTSGTTGRPRGIRRPLSGKLPEETYLGGFLAIFGIKPFDDNVHLVCSPLYHTAVLQFAGAALHIGHQLVLMDKWTPEEMLRLIDAHRCTHTHMVPTQFHRLLALPEEVRARYDVSSMRHAIHGAAPCPDHVKRAMIDWWGSCVEEYYAASEGGGAFATAEDWLKKPGTVGKAWPISELAVFDDDGNRLPPGELGTVYMKMSTGGFSYHKDEAKTRKNRIGDFFTVGDLGILDEDGYLFLRDRKIDMIISGGVNIYPAEIESALLTHPAVADAAAFGIPHADWGEEVKAVVEVADGRQPGEALAADILAHCERQLAAYKRPRTVDFIDVMPRDPNGKLYKRRLRAPYWEGHERAM is encoded by the coding sequence ATGAAGGGGCCCGAACCGACCGAACCGACCGAACGGGCCAACGGCTTCTGGGCGCAGGCGACCGCCGACCCGGACCGTACGATCCTGATCGCACCGGACGGCGAGGCATGGACCGCCGGGCGGCTGCACGCCACCGTCAACCAGCTCGTCCACGGACTGCGCGCGGCGGGTCTTGAGAAGGGCGACGCCTTCGCCGTCGTCCTCCCCAACGGCGTCGAGCTCTTCGCCGCGTATCTCGCCGCCTCTCAGGCCGGGCTCTATCTGGTCCCCGTCAACCACCACCTCGTCGGCCCCGAGATCGCCTGGATCGTCTCCGACTCCGGGGCCAAGGTGCTCATCGCGCACGAGCGGTTCGCGGGCGCCGCGACGGCCGCCGCGGACGAGGCGAAACTGCCCGCGAGCCACCGCTATGCCGTGGGCGGGATCGACGGCTTCCGCCCGTACGCCCAACTCCTCGACGGACAGCGCGCGTTCGTGCCGGAGGAACGCGCACTGGGCTGGGTCATGAACTACACCTCGGGCACCACGGGCCGGCCGCGCGGCATCCGCCGTCCGTTGTCGGGAAAGCTCCCCGAGGAGACGTACCTCGGCGGCTTCCTCGCCATCTTCGGCATCAAGCCCTTCGACGACAATGTGCACCTCGTCTGCTCGCCGCTCTACCACACCGCCGTGCTCCAATTCGCGGGCGCCGCCCTGCACATCGGCCATCAGCTCGTCCTGATGGACAAGTGGACACCCGAGGAGATGCTGCGCCTCATCGACGCGCACCGGTGCACCCATACACACATGGTGCCGACGCAGTTCCACCGGCTGCTCGCGCTGCCCGAGGAGGTGAGGGCGCGGTACGACGTGAGCTCCATGCGGCACGCCATCCATGGCGCTGCCCCCTGCCCCGACCACGTCAAGCGGGCGATGATCGACTGGTGGGGGAGCTGCGTCGAGGAGTACTACGCGGCCAGCGAGGGCGGTGGTGCGTTCGCGACGGCCGAGGACTGGCTGAAGAAACCCGGCACCGTCGGCAAGGCCTGGCCCATCAGTGAACTGGCCGTGTTCGACGACGACGGCAACAGGCTCCCGCCCGGCGAACTCGGCACCGTCTACATGAAGATGAGCACCGGCGGCTTCAGTTACCACAAGGACGAGGCCAAGACGCGGAAGAACCGCATCGGCGACTTCTTCACCGTCGGTGACCTCGGCATCCTCGACGAGGACGGCTACCTCTTCCTCCGCGACCGCAAGATCGACATGATCATCTCGGGCGGCGTCAACATCTACCCCGCCGAGATCGAGTCGGCCCTGCTCACCCATCCCGCCGTCGCGGACGCCGCCGCTTTCGGGATCCCGCACGCCGACTGGGGCGAGGAGGTCAAGGCGGTCGTCGAGGTGGCCGATGGCCGGCAGCCGGGCGAGGCCCTGGCGGCCGACATCCTCGCCCACTGCGAGCGCCAACTGGCCGCCTACAAACGCCCCAGGACGGTGGACTTCATCGACGTCATGCCGCGCGACCCGAACGGCAAGCTCTACAAGCGGCGGCTGCGCGCCCCGTACTGGGAGGGCCACGAGCGGGCCATGTGA
- a CDS encoding NAD(P)H-dependent flavin oxidoreductase — METELSRKLGIEHAIFGFTPFPAVAAAISRAGGFGVLGAVRYTAPDDLKRDLDWMQEHTDGKPYGLDVVMPAKKVEGVTEAEVEAMIPEGHRQFVRDTLAEHGVPELAEGEASGWRITGWMEQVARNQLDVAFDYPIKLLANALGSPPADVVQRAHDHGVLVAALAGSAKHARRHAEAGIDIVVAQGYEAGGHTGEIASMVLVPEVVEAVHPLPVLAAGGIGSGEQIAAGLSLGAQGAWLGSLWLTTTEADLHSRALTAKLLAAGSGDTVRSRALTGKPARQLRTEWTDAWDDPSGPGTLPMPLQGLLVADAVSRIQKYEVAPLLGTPVGQIVGRMNSERTVQQVFDELTSGFERAVDRVIRIAGRSRS, encoded by the coding sequence ATGGAGACGGAGCTGAGCAGGAAACTGGGGATCGAGCACGCCATCTTCGGCTTCACGCCGTTCCCCGCGGTGGCCGCCGCCATCAGCCGGGCCGGCGGTTTCGGCGTACTCGGCGCGGTCCGCTACACCGCGCCCGACGACCTCAAACGCGACCTCGACTGGATGCAGGAGCACACCGACGGCAAGCCCTACGGCCTCGATGTCGTCATGCCCGCCAAGAAGGTCGAGGGCGTGACCGAGGCGGAAGTGGAGGCGATGATCCCCGAAGGGCACCGGCAGTTCGTCAGGGACACCCTCGCCGAGCACGGCGTCCCCGAACTCGCCGAGGGCGAGGCCTCCGGCTGGCGCATCACCGGCTGGATGGAACAGGTCGCCCGTAACCAGCTCGACGTCGCCTTCGACTACCCGATCAAGCTGCTCGCCAACGCCCTCGGCTCCCCGCCCGCCGATGTCGTCCAACGCGCCCACGACCACGGCGTCCTGGTCGCGGCTCTGGCCGGCAGTGCCAAGCACGCCCGACGGCACGCCGAGGCGGGCATCGACATCGTCGTGGCCCAGGGGTACGAAGCGGGCGGCCACACCGGCGAGATCGCGTCCATGGTGCTCGTCCCCGAAGTCGTCGAGGCCGTGCACCCCCTTCCCGTACTCGCGGCGGGCGGCATCGGCAGCGGCGAACAGATCGCCGCCGGGCTCTCGCTCGGCGCCCAGGGCGCCTGGCTCGGCTCCCTCTGGCTCACCACCACGGAGGCCGACCTCCACTCCCGCGCGCTGACCGCCAAACTCCTCGCGGCAGGCTCCGGCGACACCGTCCGCTCCCGCGCTCTGACCGGCAAGCCCGCCCGCCAGCTGCGCACCGAGTGGACCGACGCCTGGGACGACCCGAGCGGCCCCGGCACGCTCCCCATGCCGCTGCAGGGCCTGCTCGTCGCCGATGCCGTCTCCCGTATCCAGAAGTACGAAGTGGCCCCGCTGCTCGGCACACCCGTGGGCCAGATCGTCGGCCGGATGAACTCCGAGCGCACCGTCCAGCAGGTCTTCGACGAGCTGACCAGCGGATTCGAGCGCGCCGTCGACCGCGTCATCCGCATCGCCGGACGGAGCCGGTCTTGA
- a CDS encoding serine hydrolase domain-containing protein, protein MTEDAAGRGISRRMLGGGVLALGGAVALAPIPFAEAASSGAGGRPAGGSGSGAGSGRPTLRRGSAEQAGLIPGHLDRLVTDAERFLDPSPTYPWYAGAVLLAGRGGTVALHRPIGKAVRYSAYDEKTGTAVEFPADGQISMAEDTVFDLASVSKLFTSILAVQQIERGALELEATVASYLPDFGGAGKQDITVRQLLTHTSGFRAWIPLFKEPTREGKLRLLWNEAPASPVGTKYLYSDLNLISLQLILEEITGHPLDVLLHNEITAPLGMHRTRYNPPASWKPKIAATEDARLPWSGLDRGLVWGEVHDENAYGSGGVAGHAGVFSCAWDLAILARTLLNGGVYGHSRILRAASVELMFTDFNTAFPGDEHGLGFELYQHWYMGAMATPRTAGHTGFTGTSLVLDPSTDSFLIVLGNSVHPVRSWRSGSAPRVAAANNMARAVAVRPQHGRAAWFAGMAGATAATLTLPALALTSQRARLCCSLWWDTEPGSDALFLEASADDGSTWRAVPFTTVRKGAEPLPHPTGSVTGWSGRVWHRLTADLSAWRGGKVRLRWRYATDQLYVGRGVYVDALRVEDRGLAVFDEARPVDAAQIEVNGWTASRD, encoded by the coding sequence ATGACTGAGGACGCAGCGGGGAGAGGGATCAGCCGGCGGATGCTGGGCGGCGGAGTACTGGCACTGGGCGGGGCGGTCGCGCTGGCACCGATTCCCTTCGCGGAGGCGGCGTCGTCCGGGGCGGGTGGCCGGCCCGCAGGCGGTTCAGGGTCGGGGGCAGGATCTGGGCGGCCGACCCTGCGGCGCGGTTCCGCCGAGCAAGCCGGCCTGATCCCCGGCCATCTCGACCGGCTCGTCACCGACGCGGAGAGGTTCCTCGATCCGTCCCCCACGTACCCCTGGTACGCGGGAGCCGTGCTGCTCGCGGGGCGCGGCGGCACCGTGGCGCTGCACCGGCCCATCGGCAAGGCCGTGCGCTACTCGGCGTACGACGAGAAGACCGGCACGGCTGTGGAGTTCCCGGCCGACGGGCAGATCTCTATGGCCGAGGACACCGTCTTCGATCTGGCGTCCGTCTCGAAGCTGTTCACCTCGATTCTCGCCGTGCAGCAGATCGAGCGGGGCGCTCTGGAGCTGGAGGCCACGGTCGCCTCGTATCTCCCGGACTTCGGCGGCGCGGGCAAGCAGGACATCACCGTCCGCCAGCTGCTCACCCACACCTCGGGATTCCGCGCGTGGATTCCGCTGTTCAAGGAGCCGACGCGGGAGGGGAAGCTGCGGCTGCTGTGGAACGAGGCCCCGGCCAGTCCTGTCGGCACCAAGTACCTCTACTCCGACCTCAATCTGATCTCGCTGCAGCTGATCCTCGAGGAGATCACCGGTCACCCTCTGGATGTACTGCTCCACAACGAGATCACCGCTCCGCTCGGGATGCACCGCACTCGCTACAACCCGCCCGCCTCCTGGAAGCCGAAGATCGCCGCCACCGAGGACGCCCGGCTGCCCTGGTCGGGCCTCGACCGCGGCCTCGTCTGGGGCGAGGTGCACGACGAGAACGCGTACGGCTCCGGCGGCGTCGCGGGCCACGCCGGCGTCTTCTCCTGCGCCTGGGATCTCGCGATCCTCGCCCGCACCCTCCTCAACGGCGGTGTCTACGGCCACTCGCGCATACTGCGCGCGGCGTCCGTGGAGTTGATGTTCACCGACTTCAACACCGCCTTCCCCGGCGATGAGCACGGTCTCGGTTTCGAGCTCTACCAGCACTGGTACATGGGCGCGATGGCCACTCCGCGCACCGCGGGCCACACCGGTTTCACCGGCACCAGCCTGGTCCTCGACCCGAGCACCGACTCGTTCCTCATTGTGCTGGGTAACTCCGTGCACCCGGTGCGCAGTTGGCGCTCGGGCAGCGCCCCGCGGGTCGCCGCCGCGAACAACATGGCCCGCGCGGTCGCCGTACGCCCGCAGCACGGCCGCGCCGCCTGGTTCGCCGGCATGGCCGGGGCCACGGCCGCCACCCTCACCCTGCCCGCGCTCGCCCTCACCTCACAGCGGGCGCGCCTGTGCTGCTCGCTGTGGTGGGATACGGAGCCCGGCTCGGACGCGCTGTTCCTGGAGGCGTCGGCGGACGACGGGTCGACCTGGCGGGCGGTGCCGTTCACGACGGTACGGAAGGGGGCCGAGCCACTGCCGCATCCGACAGGCTCGGTGACCGGCTGGTCCGGGCGTGTCTGGCACCGGCTGACCGCGGATCTGTCGGCGTGGCGCGGCGGCAAGGTGCGGCTGCGCTGGCGGTACGCGACCGATCAGCTGTATGTCGGCCGTGGGGTGTACGTGGACGCGCTGCGGGTCGAGGACCGAGGTCTTGCGGTCTTCGACGAGGCCAGGCCCGTGGACGCCGCCCAGATCGAGGTGAACGGCTGGACGGCGTCCCGGGACTGA